In Iodobacter fluviatilis, one DNA window encodes the following:
- a CDS encoding putative metalloprotease CJM1_0395 family protein, with amino-acid sequence MSGIGVVSSASSNALNLLRGISAAEAKTSDLNSSDSNTKSKSAQTASSGNTLSESELATVESMAKRDREVRQHEQAHLAVSGGLATSGASYSMETGPDGKQYAMGGEVKIDVGPGNTPEETLSKARIIQAAALAPADPSGADRAIAAAAAAMAQNAQAEIAKRSPTEQKLAAHYGQNEYPKSALATSA; translated from the coding sequence ATGAGCGGCATCGGCGTAGTTTCCTCAGCTTCCAGTAACGCACTGAATTTGCTACGCGGGATAAGTGCTGCCGAGGCTAAAACGTCTGATTTAAATTCGTCTGATTCAAATACAAAATCCAAATCTGCTCAAACTGCCAGCAGTGGCAATACACTCAGCGAATCAGAGCTGGCCACTGTAGAAAGTATGGCTAAGCGTGACCGTGAAGTGCGCCAGCACGAGCAGGCTCATTTGGCGGTATCAGGAGGCCTGGCTACCAGTGGTGCATCGTATTCGATGGAAACGGGGCCAGATGGTAAGCAATATGCTATGGGCGGAGAGGTAAAAATTGATGTAGGCCCGGGCAATACCCCCGAAGAAACACTGAGTAAAGCCAGAATTATTCAGGCGGCTGCATTAGCCCCGGCCGATCCCAGCGGGGCAGATCGCGCTATTGCTGCAGCAGCCGCTGCAATGGCCCAAAACGCGCAGGCAGAAATTGCAAAGCGCAGCCCGACAGAGCAAAAACTGGCGGCTCATTACGGGCAGAATGAATATCCAAAAAGCGCTTTGGCAACCTCAGCATAA
- a CDS encoding type IV pili methyl-accepting chemotaxis transducer N-terminal domain-containing protein: MRALFLLPLLILPLFAEATVLSPAAAINTIGGQRMLTQRIVKAYCQQGRGVNPDVAKQQISSSINQFSTQLANLLESATVPESIAAVKKQETQWQTFRTLAQTPPKADTAKQLDDIAEGMQYDAGELAKRLETSLGKPQGKLIRIAGRQRMLSQRLAKTACMQSWHASPALKLQQSQAQKEFAAGLITLRASSQNTPATIKQLDLAQMQWVFLENALSGLDTEADNNIATTSERLLEVMDKLSNQYERLGN, translated from the coding sequence ATGCGTGCCCTTTTTTTATTGCCCCTACTTATTCTTCCCCTTTTTGCTGAAGCAACCGTGCTTTCACCTGCTGCCGCAATCAACACCATTGGTGGGCAGCGCATGCTGACTCAGCGCATTGTTAAAGCCTATTGCCAGCAAGGCCGTGGGGTTAATCCGGATGTAGCCAAGCAACAAATCAGCAGTTCAATTAATCAATTTTCTACTCAGCTTGCTAATTTACTGGAAAGTGCAACCGTGCCGGAAAGCATTGCCGCAGTCAAAAAACAAGAAACGCAGTGGCAAACATTCCGCACTCTGGCCCAAACCCCGCCTAAAGCAGATACAGCCAAGCAACTCGATGATATTGCCGAAGGAATGCAATACGATGCGGGTGAATTGGCTAAGCGCCTAGAAACCTCTCTGGGTAAACCACAAGGCAAATTGATTCGCATCGCCGGGCGACAACGCATGCTCAGCCAGCGCTTGGCAAAAACAGCCTGCATGCAAAGCTGGCATGCCAGCCCTGCGCTCAAGCTGCAACAGTCTCAGGCCCAGAAAGAATTTGCAGCAGGCTTAATCACTTTACGTGCTTCATCACAAAACACACCCGCCACCATCAAGCAGCTTGATTTAGCACAGATGCAATGGGTCTTTTTAGAAAACGCACTCAGCGGGCTCGATACTGAGGCCGATAATAATATCGCTACAACCAGCGAGCGTTTGCTTGAAGTCATGGATAAATTAAGCAATCAGTACGAAAGACTGGGCAACTAG
- a CDS encoding c-type cytochrome, with the protein MKKALLLLCLLSASSVYAIAPADLAKTKNCFACHTLDKKLIGPAYKDVAAKYKGDASAAGKLADKIKKGGSGVWGTMPMPPNAVSDAEAKDLAKWVLSSK; encoded by the coding sequence ATGAAAAAAGCCCTGTTATTACTCTGTCTGCTCAGCGCGAGCAGTGTTTACGCCATTGCTCCGGCCGATTTAGCGAAAACTAAAAACTGCTTTGCCTGCCATACCCTAGATAAAAAACTCATTGGCCCTGCTTATAAAGATGTTGCAGCAAAATACAAAGGGGATGCCAGTGCCGCAGGCAAATTAGCAGATAAAATTAAAAAAGGTGGTAGCGGCGTATGGGGAACAATGCCAATGCCTCCTAATGCCGTGAGTGATGCTGAAGCAAAAGATTTAGCAAAATGGGTGTTAAGCAGTAAGTAA
- the cysG gene encoding siroheme synthase CysG, with product MNYFPLFLNLHDQHCLVVGGGDVAARKIRLLAAAGGKITVVAPQLCEELVQAVLDNKLVYLAASFNESQLQNTRLVIAATNSEEVNRHVFEACEARGILVNAVDDPGSCRFITPAIVDRSPLMIAISTSGGVPVLARQLRSQLEALIPHGYGDLAQMASDFREEVKQTLTSVDARKQFWEKTLAGPIPDMVFAGQHAAARQAFSAAIKADADAPVQGAVYLVGCGPGNPDLLTFRALRLMQQADVVLYDNLVSAPILEMVRRDAERVYVGKKSNNHAVRQEEINQLLVRYALQGKKVLRLKGGDPFIFGRGGEEIEELAGAGVAFEVVPGITSAAGASCYAGIPLTHRDYAQSVTFVTGHRRDGEVELDWPRLVSPTETVVVYMGVAQVEKICAQLIKHGRNPDTPAAMVEKATLSKQRVVVGTLSNLAQKVLDQGIKPPALIIIGEVVSLHDKLKWLAD from the coding sequence ATGAATTACTTCCCGCTTTTTTTAAATTTACATGATCAGCATTGCCTTGTTGTGGGAGGAGGGGATGTTGCCGCGCGCAAGATTCGTTTACTTGCTGCAGCGGGCGGAAAAATTACGGTTGTTGCTCCGCAGCTTTGTGAAGAGCTGGTGCAGGCCGTGCTTGATAACAAGCTGGTTTATTTAGCGGCCAGTTTTAATGAGTCGCAATTACAAAATACACGCCTCGTGATTGCAGCAACTAATAGCGAAGAAGTTAACCGCCATGTTTTTGAGGCCTGTGAAGCGCGCGGTATCTTGGTGAATGCAGTGGATGATCCTGGCAGCTGCCGGTTTATAACGCCAGCTATCGTGGATCGCTCGCCTTTGATGATTGCAATTTCCACATCAGGTGGCGTGCCTGTTTTAGCGCGGCAACTGCGTAGCCAGTTAGAAGCTTTGATTCCACATGGCTACGGTGATTTGGCACAAATGGCCAGCGACTTTCGTGAGGAAGTAAAACAAACACTGACGAGTGTGGACGCCCGTAAGCAATTTTGGGAAAAAACACTGGCAGGGCCGATTCCCGATATGGTGTTTGCGGGTCAGCATGCTGCGGCAAGGCAGGCATTCAGCGCCGCCATTAAGGCCGATGCCGATGCACCTGTGCAAGGTGCTGTGTATTTGGTGGGCTGTGGGCCTGGAAACCCTGATTTGCTCACTTTTCGTGCTCTGAGGCTCATGCAGCAGGCTGATGTGGTGCTCTACGATAATCTGGTGTCTGCCCCTATTTTAGAGATGGTTCGCCGCGATGCAGAGCGGGTATACGTGGGGAAAAAATCCAATAACCATGCTGTGCGGCAGGAAGAAATTAATCAGCTGTTGGTGCGCTATGCCCTGCAGGGCAAGAAAGTATTGCGGCTAAAAGGAGGGGATCCTTTTATTTTTGGCCGTGGCGGCGAAGAAATTGAAGAACTGGCTGGGGCTGGGGTCGCCTTTGAAGTGGTGCCAGGTATTACTTCGGCGGCAGGTGCTTCTTGCTATGCGGGTATTCCGCTGACTCACCGGGATTATGCACAATCGGTGACTTTTGTTACGGGGCATCGCCGTGATGGTGAAGTAGAGCTGGATTGGCCGCGCTTAGTCAGTCCGACAGAAACGGTGGTGGTGTATATGGGGGTGGCACAGGTAGAGAAAATTTGTGCCCAGCTAATAAAGCATGGCAGAAATCCGGACACCCCTGCAGCCATGGTCGAAAAAGCCACGCTTTCAAAACAGCGGGTCGTGGTGGGCACTTTAAGCAATCTGGCGCAAAAGGTGCTTGATCAGGGCATTAAGCCACCTGCACTAATTATTATTGGTGAAGTAGTGAGCTTGCACGATAAGCTGAAGTGGTTGGCTGATTAG
- a CDS encoding YgjP-like metallopeptidase domain-containing protein produces MNQLKYLAAYPAAIQSQVQQLLDNNQLASVILKKYPAAHAIKTDKALYDYVLDIKNDYLRKTEPLSKITFDSKIHVINHALGLHTTISRIQGSKLKSKHEIRIASMFKEVPIEFLKMIVVHELAHLKEKEHDKAFYKLCEYMEPQYHQLEFDLRLYLTQIDRYGKLF; encoded by the coding sequence ATGAATCAGCTTAAATATTTAGCCGCATACCCTGCTGCAATTCAATCGCAAGTGCAGCAATTGCTTGATAACAATCAGCTTGCCAGCGTTATTTTAAAAAAATACCCGGCGGCTCATGCTATTAAAACGGATAAAGCCTTATACGATTATGTGCTCGATATTAAAAATGATTATCTGCGCAAAACAGAACCGCTGAGCAAAATCACTTTCGACAGCAAAATACATGTAATTAATCATGCACTTGGCCTGCATACGACCATATCACGCATTCAGGGCAGCAAACTCAAATCCAAACACGAAATCCGTATTGCTTCGATGTTTAAAGAAGTACCCATTGAATTTTTAAAAATGATTGTGGTGCACGAGCTGGCGCATTTAAAAGAAAAAGAGCACGACAAGGCTTTTTATAAATTATGCGAATATATGGAGCCGCAATACCACCAGCTGGAATTCGATTTGCGCCTGTACCTCACCCAGATTGACCGGTATGGGAAATTGTTTTAA
- a CDS encoding Nudix family hydrolase yields MRKITHVAAGILLRADGSFLLGSRPAGKPYAGYWEFPGGKLENGESELDALKRELVEEMGISVTAATPWIVQTFDYPHASVRLSFFRISGWEGKITAHEGQEFAWQVPGQLNVSPILPANGPILRGLALPDEMAISNMAELGETAFLAALEKNKPRWLILREPQLNADQYRQLAEKVLAICKGQQTRLMLHDASELAIAIGADGVHLPARSLLKLEKRPALDWVGASTHNAAELSAASALSLDYALLGHISPTPSHPDTAPLGWEGFDALIQQGWPLPVYALGGMKPQDLALAQQHGAHGVALMRAAWI; encoded by the coding sequence ATGCGCAAAATTACTCATGTAGCAGCTGGCATTTTATTGCGTGCCGATGGCTCGTTTCTGCTCGGCAGCCGCCCGGCTGGCAAACCCTACGCGGGTTACTGGGAATTTCCCGGGGGCAAGCTTGAAAACGGCGAGAGCGAGCTGGATGCTCTGAAACGCGAATTAGTCGAGGAAATGGGGATTTCGGTTACGGCGGCAACACCGTGGATAGTCCAAACCTTTGACTATCCACACGCCAGCGTACGGCTGTCTTTTTTTCGCATCAGCGGCTGGGAAGGCAAGATCACTGCACATGAAGGCCAGGAATTTGCATGGCAGGTACCGGGGCAACTGAATGTTTCACCCATTTTGCCTGCCAACGGCCCCATTTTAAGGGGACTGGCCCTACCTGATGAAATGGCTATTTCTAATATGGCCGAGCTAGGCGAAACCGCTTTTTTAGCCGCGCTGGAAAAAAACAAACCGCGCTGGCTTATTTTGCGCGAACCCCAACTCAATGCGGATCAATACCGCCAGCTTGCTGAAAAAGTACTGGCCATTTGCAAAGGCCAGCAAACCCGCTTAATGCTGCATGATGCCAGCGAGCTGGCCATTGCCATTGGGGCAGATGGCGTACATTTACCCGCGCGCAGTCTGCTGAAACTTGAAAAACGCCCTGCACTCGACTGGGTAGGCGCATCTACCCACAATGCGGCCGAATTAAGTGCCGCCAGCGCACTCTCACTGGATTACGCCTTACTCGGCCATATCAGCCCTACGCCCTCACACCCGGATACGGCACCACTTGGCTGGGAAGGCTTTGACGCCCTTATTCAGCAGGGCTGGCCACTTCCTGTCTATGCCCTAGGTGGCATGAAACCCCAGGACTTAGCCCTTGCCCAACAACATGGCGCACACGGCGTGGCCTTAATGCGTGCCGCCTGGATTTAA
- a CDS encoding PilT/PilU family type 4a pilus ATPase, giving the protein MAPEQASKTINDLLRMMLQHKASDLFIADDFPPAMKINGRLTPVGNQKLNGVISKALAYSIMRPDQVEEFERDYECNFAINPEGIGRFRVNVFMQQEKVGMVLRVITSKIPDFDELKLPPILKDVVLAKRGLVLLVGGTGSGKSTTMAAMIDYRNQNTHGHIITIEDPIEYVHKSKNCLVTHREVGRDTKHWFAALKNTLRQAPDVILIGEIRDRDTMEYALSFAETGHLCMGTLHANSANQALERIVNFFPEERHPQIYMDLSLNMRGMISQRLIPTPDGKGRVAAIEVLLNSPLVADMIFKGDVGGVKTAMLKSEELGMQTFDSALFHLYEDGRISLEEALKNADSINELRLRVKLKSKDSKDVSHDELGHLSLVAEAEPEEEEGKAE; this is encoded by the coding sequence ATGGCCCCTGAACAAGCCAGTAAAACGATTAATGATCTGCTTCGCATGATGTTGCAGCATAAAGCATCAGATCTTTTTATTGCCGATGATTTTCCGCCTGCGATGAAAATCAATGGCAGGTTAACGCCTGTTGGAAACCAAAAGTTAAATGGTGTGATTTCCAAAGCATTAGCCTACTCAATTATGCGCCCCGATCAGGTGGAGGAATTTGAGCGCGATTATGAGTGCAATTTTGCAATCAACCCTGAAGGCATAGGCCGCTTTCGGGTCAATGTATTTATGCAGCAAGAAAAAGTTGGCATGGTATTACGGGTAATTACCAGCAAAATTCCTGATTTTGATGAATTAAAATTGCCGCCAATTTTGAAAGACGTGGTGCTGGCTAAGCGTGGGCTGGTGCTGCTGGTGGGCGGGACGGGATCAGGTAAATCGACCACGATGGCGGCCATGATTGATTACAGAAATCAAAACACTCATGGCCATATCATTACGATTGAAGATCCGATTGAATATGTGCATAAAAGTAAAAACTGCTTAGTCACACACCGGGAAGTAGGGCGGGATACCAAACATTGGTTTGCTGCACTGAAAAACACCTTAAGACAAGCGCCGGATGTGATTTTGATTGGCGAAATTCGCGACCGGGATACCATGGAGTACGCGCTGTCTTTTGCTGAAACTGGGCATTTATGTATGGGTACTTTACATGCCAATAGTGCAAATCAGGCATTAGAGCGCATTGTAAATTTCTTCCCAGAAGAGCGTCATCCGCAAATATATATGGATTTATCTTTAAATATGCGGGGCATGATTTCCCAGCGCTTAATACCTACTCCGGATGGCAAAGGGCGGGTGGCTGCAATTGAAGTTTTGCTTAATTCACCTTTGGTAGCCGATATGATTTTTAAAGGCGACGTGGGTGGGGTAAAAACAGCAATGCTTAAATCCGAAGAATTAGGCATGCAAACTTTTGATTCGGCGTTGTTTCATTTATATGAGGATGGCCGGATCAGCCTTGAAGAAGCGCTTAAAAATGCAGACTCAATTAATGAATTGCGTTTGCGGGTTAAATTAAAGAGTAAAGACAGCAAAGATGTCTCTCACGATGAGCTGGGGCATTTAAGCCTAGTTGCCGAGGCAGAGCCGGAAGAGGAAGAAGGCAAGGCTGAGTAA
- the xseA gene encoding exodeoxyribonuclease VII large subunit: MNLSSTNNVILTVAELNRRAKTLLENGFPLLWVAGEISNFKRYDSGHCYFSLKDANAQVRCVMFRNRAALIDFQPREGMQVEARALVSLYEARGDFQLTIEALRPAGLGALFAAYEKLKQKLESEGLFASSRKKALPVFPRGIGIVTSPAAAALSDVIAALKRRMPSLPIILYPSPVQGLDAASQIASAIHKANERKEVDVLIVCRGGGSLEDLWSFNEEIVARAIAACDIPVVSGVGHETDFSIADFVADVRAATPTAAAELVSPNRSEWLARLARQQGLLHRSMERLLHSKMQHTDALSRRLQHPGERLRQQKSHLQALSQRLHLLPVRTLEKNNYRLKQLSLNLNHLKPQTEHQQAQLQRLSRQLLQAMPRFIEQRRQKLAMLTARLEPWNPQSVLARGYALVSRPDGQIVRHGAPLSHGEALSLQFADSAVNVRVIKDSGIQGTLEI, encoded by the coding sequence ATGAATTTGTCAAGTACAAATAACGTCATTTTAACCGTCGCAGAACTCAACCGCCGCGCCAAAACGCTGCTGGAAAATGGTTTTCCTTTGTTGTGGGTAGCGGGAGAAATTTCAAATTTTAAGCGATATGACTCCGGCCATTGCTACTTCAGTCTAAAAGATGCAAATGCTCAAGTAAGGTGCGTGATGTTTAGAAACCGGGCCGCCTTAATTGATTTTCAGCCTCGTGAAGGCATGCAGGTCGAAGCCCGTGCGCTGGTTTCTTTATACGAAGCCCGGGGTGATTTTCAGCTCACCATCGAAGCCCTCCGGCCAGCAGGCCTTGGCGCACTTTTTGCGGCCTACGAAAAACTCAAGCAAAAGCTCGAAAGTGAAGGCTTATTTGCAAGTTCACGCAAAAAAGCACTGCCTGTATTTCCCCGTGGCATTGGTATTGTCACATCACCTGCAGCGGCAGCACTTTCAGACGTCATCGCAGCACTTAAACGCCGCATGCCCAGCCTGCCGATTATCCTTTACCCAAGCCCCGTGCAGGGGCTGGATGCTGCGTCGCAAATAGCCAGCGCCATTCACAAAGCAAACGAGCGAAAAGAAGTGGATGTGCTGATTGTGTGCCGTGGTGGTGGCAGCTTGGAAGACTTATGGTCATTTAATGAAGAAATCGTTGCCCGTGCCATTGCGGCCTGCGATATTCCTGTTGTCAGTGGTGTAGGGCATGAAACAGACTTCAGTATCGCCGATTTTGTTGCAGACGTACGCGCCGCAACCCCCACGGCTGCCGCCGAATTAGTCAGCCCCAACCGCAGTGAATGGCTGGCAAGGCTCGCCCGCCAGCAAGGCCTGCTGCACAGATCAATGGAGCGGCTGCTGCATAGTAAAATGCAGCATACAGATGCCCTGTCTCGTCGTTTACAGCACCCGGGTGAACGTTTGCGCCAGCAAAAAAGCCACTTGCAAGCGCTCAGCCAGCGCTTACATTTACTACCGGTGCGTACACTGGAAAAAAACAATTACCGCCTGAAACAACTCTCTCTGAATCTAAATCATCTCAAGCCCCAAACTGAGCACCAGCAAGCGCAGCTGCAACGTTTGTCCCGCCAGCTTTTACAAGCCATGCCGAGGTTTATTGAGCAGCGCAGGCAAAAACTGGCCATGCTGACCGCCCGGCTTGAGCCATGGAATCCCCAATCGGTACTGGCAAGGGGTTATGCGCTGGTCAGCCGCCCGGATGGCCAAATTGTGCGCCATGGTGCACCGCTCAGCCACGGCGAAGCACTATCGCTGCAATTTGCAGACAGCGCCGTTAATGTCAGGGTGATTAAAGATTCAGGAATCCAGGGAACGCTGGAAATATAA
- a CDS encoding MotA/TolQ/ExbB proton channel family protein translates to MLAIIEAAGWPIWLIIAASIATVTIIIERMLTLRQSQILPKGLLASVVQEYRSRGVSAEMLAKLSSSSPLGRVLSAGLKNVRSSREIMKESIEEVGSSVSHELERYLPMLGTLAAVTPLLGLFGTVIGMIEIFGSQAPTGAANPAALAHGISVALYNTAFGIMVAVPALIFYRFFRTKVDSYLVEMEQQAVKLVEIVHGDRN, encoded by the coding sequence ATGCTTGCTATTATTGAAGCGGCCGGCTGGCCGATCTGGCTGATTATTGCCGCTTCTATTGCTACCGTCACCATCATCATTGAGCGCATGTTAACACTGCGCCAAAGTCAGATTTTACCAAAAGGCTTGTTGGCGAGTGTTGTACAAGAGTATCGCAGCCGCGGTGTGAGTGCAGAAATGCTGGCCAAGCTCTCAAGCTCCAGCCCGTTAGGACGGGTGTTGTCTGCCGGTCTTAAAAATGTGCGCAGCTCGCGTGAAATTATGAAAGAGTCCATTGAAGAAGTGGGTAGCTCGGTTTCACACGAACTGGAGCGTTATTTGCCTATGCTGGGGACTTTGGCTGCTGTAACGCCCTTGCTGGGACTCTTCGGTACGGTGATCGGCATGATCGAAATCTTTGGCTCGCAAGCGCCTACAGGAGCTGCTAATCCTGCTGCTCTGGCGCATGGTATTTCCGTTGCGCTTTACAATACCGCTTTCGGGATTATGGTGGCTGTACCTGCATTGATTTTCTACCGCTTCTTCCGCACTAAGGTTGACAGTTACTTGGTTGAAATGGAACAGCAGGCTGTGAAGCTGGTTGAAATTGTGCACGGCGATCGAAACTAA
- a CDS encoding ExbD/TolR family protein → MNFRKGRNREEPEINFVPLIDVLLVILIFLMATTTYSKFAELKITLPTADAEKTAENQPKTINVAISANGQYSVNGNAATFSTADDFAMLLRRAAGETQDPMIIINADAQSAHQSVVNVMEAARLAGYGKLTFATQTNAK, encoded by the coding sequence ATGAATTTTCGTAAAGGCCGCAATCGCGAAGAACCAGAAATTAACTTTGTACCGTTGATTGATGTGTTGCTGGTTATCCTGATTTTTTTGATGGCCACCACAACGTATTCCAAGTTCGCCGAGCTGAAAATCACTTTACCCACCGCAGATGCTGAAAAAACGGCAGAGAATCAGCCTAAAACGATCAATGTGGCGATTTCAGCAAATGGCCAGTACAGCGTGAATGGCAATGCGGCAACATTTAGCACGGCCGATGATTTTGCTATGCTCTTGCGCCGTGCCGCTGGAGAAACGCAGGATCCCATGATTATCATTAATGCAGATGCGCAAAGTGCGCATCAGAGTGTGGTGAATGTCATGGAAGCTGCGCGATTGGCGGGCTATGGCAAGCTGACGTTTGCTACTCAGACGAATGCTAAATAA
- the lpxK gene encoding tetraacyldisaccharide 4'-kinase, which yields MLIDRIWYTSRHPLSYLLRPLAWIFAGLGTLRRALFRVGFKQSIRLPVPVIVVGNITAGGTGKTPLTLYLAKQLQLLGYRPGIVSRGYGGKAQQPLCVSGDSDPLICGDEPVLLARSGVPVFVFSDRAAAGQALLSACPDVDVLLCDDGLQHYRLQRDIELCVVDGERGFGNGALIPAGPLREPASRLKKLDAVIVNGQHDSISHPCLFQMSLQPGEFYSPVNAPRHAWQGLRVAAVCGIGNPLRFFNTLRTLGLVFSEHAFADHHAFVAADLPDADIILVTEKDAVKLAVLADVRIWVLPVIAELTPDLACWLGAEIARLKHR from the coding sequence ATGTTAATTGACCGGATTTGGTATACATCCCGGCACCCCTTGTCTTATTTGCTCCGACCATTGGCCTGGATTTTTGCGGGCTTGGGCACGCTTAGGCGTGCTTTGTTTCGTGTGGGATTTAAGCAGAGTATCCGCTTGCCTGTACCCGTGATTGTCGTTGGCAACATTACGGCTGGCGGCACAGGTAAAACACCGCTTACGCTTTACTTGGCCAAGCAATTGCAATTACTAGGCTATCGCCCTGGTATCGTGTCGCGCGGTTATGGTGGCAAAGCGCAGCAGCCGCTTTGTGTATCGGGTGACAGTGATCCGCTTATTTGCGGTGACGAGCCTGTTCTGCTGGCCAGGTCAGGTGTGCCTGTGTTTGTGTTTAGTGATCGCGCAGCAGCAGGTCAGGCTTTGCTGTCGGCCTGTCCTGATGTGGATGTTTTACTGTGTGATGATGGCTTGCAGCATTATCGCTTGCAGCGCGATATTGAGCTCTGCGTGGTTGATGGTGAGCGTGGCTTTGGTAATGGCGCTTTAATCCCAGCAGGACCTTTACGCGAGCCTGCTTCTAGGCTGAAAAAGCTTGATGCAGTGATTGTAAATGGTCAGCATGATTCGATCAGTCATCCTTGTTTGTTTCAAATGTCTTTGCAGCCTGGCGAGTTTTATTCACCTGTGAATGCGCCGCGGCATGCATGGCAAGGTTTGCGGGTGGCCGCTGTCTGTGGTATTGGTAACCCCTTGCGGTTTTTTAATACGTTGAGGACCTTAGGCTTGGTTTTTAGCGAGCATGCTTTTGCCGATCACCATGCGTTTGTTGCAGCAGACTTGCCGGATGCGGACATTATTCTGGTGACTGAAAAAGATGCGGTAAAGCTGGCTGTGCTTGCGGATGTTAGAATATGGGTCTTGCCCGTGATTGCGGAGCTGACGCCAGATTTAGCGTGCTGGCTCGGTGCTGAAATAGCGCGGCTTAAGCATCGATGA
- a CDS encoding Trm112 family protein, with product MDAKLLEILVCPVCKGPLAYEKSAQELICKADRLAFAIKDGIPVMLQAEARELEATEEVR from the coding sequence ATGGACGCAAAGTTACTGGAAATTCTTGTTTGCCCGGTTTGCAAAGGCCCGCTGGCTTATGAGAAAAGCGCTCAGGAGCTGATCTGTAAAGCCGATCGCCTCGCTTTTGCCATTAAAGATGGCATTCCTGTGATGTTGCAGGCAGAAGCGCGTGAGTTGGAAGCCACGGAAGAAGTTCGGTGA
- the kdsB gene encoding 3-deoxy-manno-octulosonate cytidylyltransferase: protein MSFVALIPARLKSTRLPDKPLADIGGKPMIVRVIEQALKSSARLVCVATDDEQIKAAVEAAGYTAILTRSDHPSGTDRLAEAIEHLGLADDAVVVNVQGDEPLIDPLLIDAVAAKLIADRSLAMSTACHAISDRADFLNSNVVKVVLDAKQRAMYFSRAAIPWPRDAFMHDQAVLPAELTPLRHIGIYGYRAEFLRTYQKLSPSCIESIEALEQLRVLWHGYSIGVHISADAPLAGVDTPEDLARVRDAFARLSKI, encoded by the coding sequence GTGAGTTTTGTAGCCCTTATTCCTGCGCGGCTTAAATCCACCCGCTTGCCTGATAAGCCTCTGGCTGATATTGGTGGTAAACCCATGATTGTGCGGGTGATTGAGCAGGCGCTTAAATCCTCTGCACGGCTGGTGTGTGTGGCTACTGATGATGAGCAGATCAAGGCCGCTGTTGAAGCCGCTGGTTATACCGCTATTTTAACGCGCAGCGATCACCCCAGCGGGACGGATCGCCTCGCTGAAGCGATTGAGCATTTGGGCTTGGCCGATGATGCGGTCGTTGTGAATGTGCAGGGCGATGAACCACTGATCGATCCATTACTGATCGATGCGGTTGCCGCTAAATTAATTGCAGATCGCAGCCTTGCGATGTCTACGGCCTGCCATGCAATAAGCGACAGAGCCGATTTTTTAAATTCAAATGTTGTGAAAGTTGTATTAGATGCAAAACAGCGTGCGATGTATTTCAGCCGTGCCGCCATCCCTTGGCCGCGTGATGCATTTATGCATGATCAGGCTGTTTTGCCCGCTGAACTTACACCATTACGCCATATCGGTATTTATGGCTATCGGGCAGAGTTTCTACGTACTTACCAAAAACTGTCGCCATCTTGCATCGAATCTATCGAAGCGCTGGAACAACTGCGTGTGCTGTGGCATGGTTATAGCATTGGTGTGCACATTTCGGCTGATGCCCCGCTTGCGGGTGTCGATACTCCCGAAGATCTGGCGCGTGTACGTGATGCTTTTGCCCGTTTATCTAAAATCTAA